The following are encoded in a window of Impatiens glandulifera chromosome 5, dImpGla2.1, whole genome shotgun sequence genomic DNA:
- the LOC124940004 gene encoding ATPase GET3A-like produces the protein MASNEEMPVGSVQNILDQNSLKWVFVGGKGGVGKTTCSSILSILLSRVRSSVLIISTDPAHNLSDAFQQKFTKAPTLVNGFTNLYAMEVDPTVESEETNGQDGMDGFISDLANAIPGIDEAMSFAEMLKLVQTMDYSVIVFDTAPTGHTLRLLQFPSTLEKGLAKMMSLKNKFGGLLSQMTRMFGVDDEFGEDALLGRLEGMKYIIEQVNKQFKDPELTTFVCVCIPEFLSLYETERLVQELTKFEIDTHNIIINQVLYDEEGTESRLLKARMRMQQKYLDQFYMLYDDFHITKLPLLPEEVCGVEALKSFSRFFLTPYQPPKGTVEEVEKKVSFLREQLKDSETELERLRKGKQKL, from the exons ATGGCTTCCAACGAGGAGATGCCAGTCGGTTCAGTGCAGAACATTTTGGATCAAAATAGTCTCAAATGGGTATTCGTCGGAGGTAAAGGTGGTGTCGGAAAAACCACTTGTAGCTCAATTCTCTCGATCCTTCTCTCTAGGGTTCGCTCATCCGTTCTCATTATCTCCACCGATCCCGCTCACAATCTAAGTGATGCTTTTCAGCAGAAGTTCACCAAAGCTCCTACTCTCGTTAATGGCTTCACCAATTTGTACGCCATG GAGGTGGATCCGACGGTAGAGAGTGAAGAGACAAATGGTCAAGATGGAATGGATGGCTTCATATCCGATTTAGCAAATGCCATCCCTGGAATTGATGAAGCAATGAGCTTTGCAGAGATGCTCAA ATTAGTGCAGACAATGGATTATTCTGTCATTGTATTCGATACAGCTCCTACTGGTCATACTCTGCGGTTGCTGCAATTTCCATCAACATTAGAGAAGGGGCTTGCTAAAATGATGTCACTAAAGAATAAATTTGGTGGTTTGCTAAGTCAG ATGACTCGTATGTTTGGGGTGGATGATGAATTTGGCGAGGACGCGCTCTTGGGGAGACTTGAGGGAATGAAATATATTATCGAGCAAGTCAATAAGCAGTTTAAGGATCCg GAGTTAACAACATTTGTGTGTGTATGCATTCCtgaatttctctctctatatgaAACTGAGAGGCTTGTGCAGGAGCTGACTAAGTTCGAGATAGATACTCACAACATCATTATTAATCAAGTGCTTTATGATGAAGAAG GTACTGAATCTAGACTGCTGAAAGCTAGAATGAGGATGCAGCAAAAGTACCTTGATCAATTTTACATGTTATATGATGATTTTCATATCACTAAGCTACCATTGCTGCCGGAAGAG GTATGTGGAGTGGAAGCGCTGAAATCATTTTCTCGCTTTTTTCTGACACCATATCAACCTCCAAAGGGTACAGTTGAAGAGGTGGAGAAGAAGGTATCATTCTTAAGGGAACAGTTGAAAGATTCTGAAACAGAACTAGAAAGACtcagaaaaggaaaacaaaagcTCTAA